In Xanthomonas sacchari, a genomic segment contains:
- a CDS encoding DUF2076 family protein: protein MTPQEQQLLEDFLARLRSAGGVAKDPQADALIHARLADQPDAVYLLVQRTLLLEHALEAAKAQIAQLQQAAPPPPPASFLGQGFNAAPPPLPPAPPAATSAPGWRERWFGGGAAAAAAPAPAAAGGPSFLSTAATTAAGVAGGMFLFEGVESLLGGHHGGGLFGGGAPQETVVENITNNNYYDDTPQQDIGQDFQDDGDFGNDNWV from the coding sequence ATGACTCCGCAAGAACAGCAGCTTCTCGAAGACTTCCTGGCGCGCCTGCGCAGCGCCGGCGGGGTGGCCAAAGATCCGCAGGCCGACGCGCTGATCCATGCGCGCCTGGCCGATCAACCCGATGCCGTGTATCTGCTGGTGCAGCGCACCTTGCTGCTGGAGCACGCGCTGGAGGCCGCCAAGGCACAGATCGCGCAGTTGCAGCAGGCCGCGCCGCCACCGCCGCCTGCCAGCTTCCTGGGCCAGGGCTTCAATGCGGCGCCGCCGCCGTTGCCGCCGGCGCCTCCCGCCGCCACGAGTGCACCCGGCTGGCGCGAGCGCTGGTTCGGTGGCGGGGCTGCGGCCGCTGCGGCGCCGGCACCGGCTGCCGCGGGTGGCCCCAGCTTCCTCAGCACCGCGGCCACCACGGCCGCCGGCGTGGCCGGCGGCATGTTCCTGTTCGAGGGTGTGGAAAGCCTGCTGGGCGGCCACCATGGCGGTGGCCTGTTCGGCGGCGGCGCGCCGCAGGAAACGGTGGTCGAGAACATCACCAACAACAACTACTACGACGACACGCCGCAGCAGGACATCGGCCAGGACTTCCAGGACGACGGCGACTTCGGCAACGACAACTGGGTTTAA
- a CDS encoding alpha/beta hydrolase, giving the protein MRKALWLVWTSLLLVGCTNVAQAPAAVAAAKEAATRPAVPAARTVVTQLGGQRGSGAPYELAGTEVWDVPDPASGRTYQVFVALPAGYADHPERRYPVLYATDADYAFPVARQIARRLNGEGPAIEDFILIGLSYALGDAPMPSRRRDYTPTTETGDVAAAGATHGGSSTYIAYLRDQVLPFVGQRYRTDEARRLFLGHSYGGLLGTQILLSTPELFSGYILGSPSYWFGEHAMRAEEARFAAGHRDLPAQVYLYVGEYEQRRYGKHYDMVTDAQQMVQTLRSRGYPSLRLQLDVLADEDHLSVAPRGLTHGLKFLLGVPRQ; this is encoded by the coding sequence ATGAGGAAGGCGCTGTGGCTGGTCTGGACGTCCCTGCTGCTGGTAGGGTGCACGAACGTGGCACAAGCACCCGCGGCGGTAGCAGCAGCGAAAGAAGCCGCCACACGGCCAGCGGTGCCTGCAGCGCGCACGGTGGTGACGCAGCTCGGCGGACAGCGCGGCAGCGGTGCGCCTTACGAACTGGCCGGGACCGAGGTGTGGGATGTTCCCGACCCCGCGTCCGGCCGTACCTATCAGGTCTTCGTGGCGCTGCCTGCCGGCTATGCGGACCATCCCGAGCGGCGCTACCCGGTGCTGTACGCCACCGATGCCGACTATGCGTTTCCGGTGGCACGGCAGATCGCGCGGCGCTTGAACGGCGAAGGGCCGGCCATCGAGGACTTCATCCTGATCGGCTTGTCGTATGCGCTCGGTGATGCGCCGATGCCGAGCCGGCGCCGCGACTACACGCCCACCACCGAGACCGGCGATGTTGCGGCCGCCGGTGCCACTCACGGGGGTTCCAGCACCTACATTGCGTACTTGCGCGACCAAGTGCTCCCCTTCGTCGGCCAGCGCTATCGCACCGATGAAGCGCGGCGCCTGTTCCTTGGCCATTCCTACGGCGGCCTGCTCGGCACGCAGATCCTGCTGAGCACGCCGGAGCTGTTCTCCGGCTACATCCTGGGCAGTCCGTCGTACTGGTTCGGCGAGCATGCCATGCGCGCCGAGGAAGCGCGCTTCGCCGCCGGCCATCGCGACCTGCCGGCGCAGGTCTACCTGTACGTCGGCGAGTACGAACAGCGCCGCTACGGCAAGCACTACGACATGGTGACCGACGCGCAGCAGATGGTGCAGACCTTGCGCAGTCGGGGCTATCCGTCATTGCGCCTGCAGCTGGATGTGCTCGCCGATGAGGATCATCTCAGCGTGGCGCCGCGTGGGCTCACCCATGGCTTGAAGTTTCTGCTGGGTGTTCCGCGGCAGTGA
- a CDS encoding glycoside hydrolase family 30 beta sandwich domain-containing protein: MKTPRLLGTLLAAAATLFSAGGASAQTVTVNPSEVHQTIQGFGGMNGAGWIADLTPAQVDLAFGSDTGQIGLSIMRLRIDPSSSGWSQQVPSAVRARAHGAVLLATPWSAPAYMKSNNNLNNGGKLLPQYYDAYAKHLLDFTAYMDSKGAPIYALSLQNEPDWHPDYESGDWNGTDFLNFISAQGAKFGKFKLLAAESLGFNPALTDPVLNSSAAQYLSIIGGHLYGVQPKDYPLARSKGKQLWMTEHYTDNTDGNAWPSALGVASELHNSMLANYSGYIWWYIRRSYGLIAENGTVSKRGYVMSQYARFVRPGSVRISATAAPYSDVAVSAYKTPSGKLALVVVNTGTQHRQITVRVPAGSATAFTKYSTSSSLNVGYGGKYSVASGQTVVYVDPQSVATLVGE, encoded by the coding sequence ATGAAGACCCCTCGTTTGCTCGGCACCTTGCTCGCCGCGGCCGCCACGCTGTTCTCGGCCGGCGGCGCCTCGGCGCAGACCGTCACCGTCAATCCGTCCGAAGTCCACCAGACCATCCAGGGCTTCGGCGGCATGAACGGCGCCGGCTGGATCGCCGACCTCACCCCGGCCCAGGTCGATCTGGCGTTCGGCAGCGACACGGGGCAGATCGGTCTGTCGATCATGCGCCTGCGCATCGATCCGTCCAGTTCCGGCTGGAGCCAGCAGGTGCCGTCGGCGGTACGCGCCCGCGCGCACGGCGCGGTGCTGCTGGCCACGCCGTGGTCGGCACCGGCCTACATGAAGTCGAACAACAACCTCAACAATGGCGGCAAGCTGCTGCCGCAGTACTACGACGCCTACGCCAAGCACCTGCTGGACTTCACCGCCTACATGGACAGCAAGGGCGCGCCGATCTACGCCCTGTCGCTGCAGAACGAGCCGGACTGGCATCCGGACTACGAGTCGGGCGACTGGAACGGCACCGACTTCCTCAACTTCATCAGCGCGCAGGGCGCGAAGTTCGGCAAGTTCAAGCTGCTCGCCGCCGAGTCGCTGGGCTTCAACCCGGCATTGACCGACCCGGTGCTCAACAGCAGCGCCGCCCAGTACCTGTCGATCATCGGCGGGCACCTGTATGGCGTGCAGCCCAAGGACTACCCGCTGGCGCGCAGCAAGGGCAAGCAGTTGTGGATGACCGAGCACTACACCGACAACACGGATGGCAATGCCTGGCCGTCCGCGCTCGGCGTGGCCAGCGAACTGCACAACAGCATGCTCGCCAACTACAGCGGCTACATCTGGTGGTACATCCGCCGCAGCTACGGGCTGATCGCCGAGAACGGCACGGTGAGCAAGCGTGGTTATGTGATGTCGCAATACGCGCGTTTCGTGCGCCCGGGCTCGGTGCGCATCAGTGCCACCGCCGCGCCGTATAGCGACGTCGCAGTCAGCGCCTACAAGACCCCGAGCGGCAAGCTGGCTCTGGTCGTGGTCAATACCGGCACCCAGCATCGGCAGATCACCGTGCGCGTTCCCGCCGGCAGCGCCACCGCGTTCACCAAGTACAGCACCTCGTCCAGCCTCAACGTCGGCTACGGCGGCAAGTACAGCGTCGCCTCGGGCCAGACCGTGGTCTACGTCGACCCGCAGAGCGTGGCCACGCTGGTCGGCGAGTGA
- a CDS encoding polysaccharide deacetylase family protein, which produces MKLLRCLLLPALLCITALAQAQDDTRRIAVTIDDLPWQRIEQTPPAQLPALHAQLMASLRQAQVPIVGFVNEDKLEQNGQVQPQRVAMLRDWLDAGFALGNHTYGHVNLHQVGVPAYEDAVVRGERTLRPLLAERGQSLQWFRHPYLATGRSVADREAVNAFLAAHGYRIAPVTVDSGEWVWAFAYAHVLDEPPGPARDAMLLRLRKGYVPYMLNKLDFFERESQALFGRRIPQVWLMHANALNAAAFPELVAATRRRGYAFISLDEALRDPAYTYAEGYTGPGGISWLHRWAMAEDKPKAFYAGEPVVPRWVFALAGVDSE; this is translated from the coding sequence ATGAAACTGCTTCGCTGCCTGCTGTTGCCGGCCCTGCTGTGCATCACCGCACTCGCCCAGGCCCAGGACGATACCCGCCGCATTGCGGTGACCATCGACGACCTGCCGTGGCAGCGCATCGAGCAGACGCCGCCAGCGCAGCTGCCGGCGCTGCATGCGCAGTTGATGGCCTCGCTGCGGCAGGCGCAGGTGCCCATCGTCGGCTTCGTCAACGAGGACAAGCTCGAGCAGAATGGACAGGTGCAGCCGCAACGTGTGGCGATGCTGCGCGACTGGCTGGACGCTGGCTTTGCGCTGGGCAACCACACCTATGGCCACGTGAACCTGCACCAGGTCGGCGTGCCGGCGTACGAGGACGCGGTCGTGCGTGGCGAGCGCACGTTGCGGCCGTTGCTCGCCGAGCGTGGCCAGTCGCTGCAGTGGTTCCGTCATCCGTACTTGGCGACCGGCCGCAGTGTCGCCGACCGTGAGGCGGTCAACGCCTTCCTGGCCGCGCACGGCTACCGCATTGCGCCGGTGACCGTGGACAGCGGCGAGTGGGTGTGGGCGTTTGCCTACGCGCATGTGCTGGACGAGCCGCCCGGCCCGGCGCGCGATGCCATGCTGCTGCGGCTGCGCAAGGGCTACGTGCCCTACATGCTCAACAAGCTGGATTTTTTCGAACGCGAATCGCAGGCCCTGTTCGGCCGTCGCATCCCGCAGGTGTGGCTGATGCACGCCAACGCGCTCAACGCCGCTGCCTTCCCCGAGCTGGTCGCGGCCACCCGCCGCCGCGGCTACGCTTTCATTTCCCTGGACGAGGCACTGCGCGATCCGGCCTACACCTATGCCGAGGGCTACACCGGCCCTGGGGGGATCAGCTGGCTGCACCGCTGGGCGATGGCCGAGGACAAGCCGAAGGCCTTCTATGCCGGCGAACCCGTGGTGCCGCGTTGGGTGTTCGCGCTGGCTGGGGTGGATTCGGAGTAG
- a CDS encoding beta-galactosidase — protein sequence MPLFRFPQRCGVALFAAILLIALCLPSLAQAQATRYRDAAPLLLGVAWYPEQWPEAQWEHDLALMQAAHVRVVRIGEFAWSRMEPREGQYDFAWMDRAIAAAARHGMVVVLGTPTAAPPAWLTQAYPDTLRVSQDGVRDEHGNRQQFSFASARYRRFAHAIAEQMAQRYGHNPHVVGWQLDNEYAQASFDPEAKAQFHAWLQRKYGSIDALNQRWATAYWSQTYNDFAQIPVREDEENPALLLEWKRFVSDTWTDYSRNQIDAIRPHADPRQFITTNTMGWFAGFDAYTVHGVLDIAAWDDYVAGERYDWVDNAARHDLTRGYKQRNYWVMETQPGFVNWRATNVALRKGQVRAMAWQAVAHGADAVSYWQWRAAPNGQEEYHGTLVGADGEPVPVYAEIQQVGAEFAKAGPALAGTMPQAQVALINDFDSRWAIGFQKHAADFDPVVQMKSFYRPLRQQAQVVDVVSAMAPLERYKLVVAPALNVLTEAQAQRLKAYVEHGGHLVLGPRSGMKNIDNGLHPQRQPGPLAALLGGRVEQFYALDKPIPLVGTGADGSARIWAEQLQATAADTTAPLRYGTANGWLDGAPALLTRRVGKGRISYVGGWFDDATLDRLTGDWLRDAGVQAPLADVPEDVEVGVRSDGARRIVLLINHGTAAHAVRLPAAMRSLLGPAPSGDTVQLAPDDVAVLEQRR from the coding sequence ATGCCACTGTTCCGTTTTCCGCAACGCTGCGGCGTTGCGCTGTTCGCCGCGATCCTGCTGATCGCGCTCTGCCTGCCGTCGTTGGCACAGGCGCAGGCCACCCGCTATCGCGACGCGGCGCCCCTGCTGCTGGGCGTGGCCTGGTATCCGGAGCAGTGGCCGGAAGCGCAGTGGGAGCACGATCTGGCGCTGATGCAGGCGGCGCACGTGCGCGTGGTGCGGATCGGCGAATTCGCCTGGAGCCGGATGGAGCCGCGCGAGGGGCAGTACGACTTCGCCTGGATGGACCGCGCCATCGCCGCCGCCGCGCGCCATGGGATGGTGGTAGTGCTGGGCACGCCGACCGCGGCGCCGCCGGCCTGGTTGACTCAGGCCTATCCGGACACCCTGCGGGTCAGCCAGGATGGCGTGCGCGACGAGCACGGCAACCGCCAGCAGTTCTCCTTCGCCAGCGCCCGCTATCGCCGTTTCGCCCACGCCATCGCCGAGCAGATGGCGCAGCGCTACGGGCACAACCCGCATGTGGTCGGCTGGCAACTGGACAACGAGTACGCGCAGGCTTCGTTCGATCCCGAGGCCAAGGCGCAGTTCCATGCCTGGCTGCAGCGCAAGTACGGCAGTATCGACGCCCTCAACCAGCGCTGGGCCACGGCGTACTGGAGCCAGACGTATAACGATTTCGCGCAGATCCCGGTGCGCGAGGACGAGGAGAATCCGGCCCTGTTGCTGGAGTGGAAGCGCTTCGTCAGCGACACCTGGACCGACTACTCGCGCAACCAGATCGATGCGATCCGCCCGCATGCCGATCCACGCCAGTTCATCACCACCAACACCATGGGCTGGTTCGCCGGCTTCGACGCCTACACCGTGCACGGCGTGCTCGACATCGCCGCCTGGGACGACTACGTCGCCGGCGAACGCTACGACTGGGTGGACAACGCCGCCCGCCACGATCTGACCCGCGGCTACAAGCAGCGCAACTACTGGGTGATGGAGACCCAGCCGGGCTTCGTCAACTGGCGCGCGACCAACGTGGCGCTGCGCAAGGGCCAGGTGCGGGCGATGGCGTGGCAGGCGGTGGCGCATGGCGCCGATGCGGTGTCGTACTGGCAGTGGCGTGCAGCGCCCAACGGGCAGGAGGAATACCACGGCACCCTGGTCGGCGCCGATGGCGAGCCGGTGCCGGTGTATGCGGAGATCCAGCAGGTCGGTGCGGAGTTCGCCAAGGCCGGGCCGGCCCTTGCCGGCACCATGCCGCAGGCGCAAGTGGCGCTGATCAACGACTTCGACAGCCGCTGGGCGATCGGTTTCCAGAAGCACGCCGCCGACTTCGATCCGGTCGTGCAGATGAAGAGCTTCTACCGTCCGCTGCGGCAGCAGGCGCAGGTGGTCGACGTGGTCTCGGCGATGGCGCCGCTGGAGCGCTACAAGCTGGTGGTGGCGCCGGCGCTGAACGTGCTGACCGAGGCGCAGGCGCAGCGGTTGAAGGCCTACGTCGAACACGGTGGGCATCTGGTGCTGGGGCCGCGCAGCGGCATGAAGAACATCGACAACGGCCTGCACCCGCAGCGCCAGCCCGGTCCGCTGGCGGCGTTGCTTGGTGGTCGCGTGGAGCAGTTCTATGCGCTGGACAAGCCGATCCCGCTGGTCGGCACGGGCGCAGACGGCAGCGCCAGAATCTGGGCCGAGCAGTTGCAGGCCACCGCCGCCGACACCACCGCGCCGCTGCGGTACGGCACGGCCAATGGCTGGCTGGATGGCGCGCCGGCGCTGTTGACCCGGCGCGTCGGCAAGGGCCGCATCAGCTATGTCGGCGGCTGGTTCGACGATGCGACGCTGGATCGCCTCACCGGCGACTGGTTGCGCGACGCCGGGGTGCAGGCGCCGCTGGCCGACGTGCCGGAGGATGTGGAAGTGGGCGTGCGCAGCGATGGCGCGCGTCGCATCGTGCTGCTGATCAACCACGGCACCGCCGCGCACGCCGTGCGGCTGCCGGCAGCGATGCGGTCGCTGCTGGGACCGGCGCCGAGCGGCGATACGGTGCAACTGGCGCCCGACGACGTGGCGGTGCTGGAACAGCGCCGCTGA
- a CDS encoding alpha/beta fold hydrolase, translating to MAATSARVRLHVEDTGGAGRPVILIHGWPLSAEAWKDQVGPLQQAGYRVIAYDRRGFGRSEKPADGYEYDTLADDLAGILEDKQLRDAVLVGFSMGGGEVARYVARHGTDKLAGVVFASAVPPYMLKTDDNPEGPLSKEQAQEMEQGLKASRETFFDDFTRGFFSAHGTLKVSEAQRQEAIALCLQSDQTAALGCMQAFGTTDFREDLKKVDVPTLVLHGDSDATVPYEGSGQRTHRAIAGSDVVLLKDAPHGCNTSHAEEFNKALLAFLAKLG from the coding sequence ATGGCTGCAACCAGCGCGCGCGTCCGCCTGCATGTCGAAGATACCGGCGGTGCCGGTCGTCCGGTGATCCTGATCCACGGCTGGCCGTTGTCGGCCGAGGCCTGGAAGGACCAGGTCGGCCCGCTGCAACAGGCCGGCTACCGGGTCATCGCCTACGACCGCCGCGGCTTCGGCCGTTCCGAGAAGCCGGCCGACGGCTACGAGTACGACACCCTGGCCGACGACCTGGCCGGCATCCTCGAGGACAAGCAGCTGCGCGATGCGGTGCTGGTGGGCTTCTCGATGGGCGGCGGCGAGGTGGCGCGCTACGTGGCGAGGCATGGCACCGACAAGCTGGCCGGCGTGGTGTTCGCCTCCGCGGTGCCGCCCTACATGCTCAAGACCGACGACAACCCGGAAGGGCCGCTGAGCAAGGAACAGGCGCAGGAGATGGAGCAGGGCCTGAAGGCCTCGCGCGAGACCTTCTTCGACGACTTTACCCGGGGCTTCTTCAGCGCGCACGGCACGCTGAAGGTGAGCGAGGCGCAGCGCCAGGAGGCGATCGCGCTCTGCCTGCAGAGTGACCAGACCGCGGCGCTGGGCTGCATGCAGGCGTTCGGCACCACCGATTTCCGCGAGGATCTCAAGAAGGTCGACGTGCCGACCCTGGTGCTGCACGGCGATTCCGACGCCACGGTGCCGTACGAGGGCTCTGGCCAGCGCACCCACCGCGCCATCGCCGGCAGCGACGTCGTGTTGCTGAAGGATGCGCCGCACGGCTGCAACACCAGCCATGCCGAGGAGTTCAATAAGGCCTTGCTGGCATTCCTGGCCAAGTTGGGCTGA
- the yjjJ gene encoding type II toxin-antitoxin system HipA family toxin YjjJ, translating to MSDDRLRDLIALLRSEKAVTAARIGEVLEISQPTVSRLLASAGEQVLRIGKARATRYALTRSLGRAGHRWPLFRIDPHGRAETLGHLHAMHGDGYLFVPQVTCPALIHGDFANGLFPGLPWFLDDQRPQGFLGRAFARRVAEDIGAPQDLQRWQPDDVVLALLRHGDDQPGDLVLGEFALQRAQQAALQPVDVIPQAERRRLYPQRAEHALLGEAVGSSAGGEQPKFTATLQAEGGYTPVIVKFSERAGTPAAQRWSELLRCEHLAGDILRAHGIAAAESELLESDGRVFLQSTRFDRTPALGRHGFVSLAPVDAAYFGHGRIDWWLFAPQLQREGWLSHADAQRLRVCGWFGALIGNNDMHLGNAGLILGDTLPLPLAPVYDMLPMAFRPAASGEVVERAYALPLPTPDQRDDWRAAAGMAVQFWERVSEDAHMSAAFHSIARDALAQLTRAVSRIG from the coding sequence ATGAGTGATGACCGGCTACGCGATCTTATCGCCCTCTTGCGCAGCGAAAAGGCGGTGACGGCCGCCCGCATCGGCGAAGTGCTGGAGATCAGTCAGCCGACGGTATCGCGCCTGTTAGCCAGCGCTGGCGAGCAGGTGCTGCGGATCGGCAAAGCCCGGGCGACACGCTATGCGCTCACCCGGTCACTTGGCCGTGCAGGTCATCGTTGGCCATTGTTCCGCATCGATCCGCACGGTCGTGCCGAAACGCTCGGCCATCTGCACGCCATGCACGGTGATGGCTACCTGTTCGTTCCACAGGTCACGTGCCCGGCGCTGATCCATGGCGACTTCGCCAATGGACTGTTTCCAGGGCTTCCGTGGTTCCTGGACGACCAGCGTCCGCAGGGCTTCCTCGGCCGGGCTTTCGCGAGGCGCGTGGCCGAGGACATCGGTGCACCGCAGGATTTGCAGCGTTGGCAGCCTGACGATGTGGTGCTGGCTCTGTTGCGGCATGGCGACGATCAACCCGGCGATCTGGTGCTGGGCGAGTTTGCATTGCAGCGCGCACAGCAGGCGGCGCTGCAGCCAGTTGACGTGATACCGCAGGCGGAGCGGCGTCGTCTGTATCCGCAGCGTGCCGAGCACGCCTTGCTGGGCGAGGCGGTGGGTTCGTCGGCCGGCGGCGAGCAACCCAAGTTCACTGCAACGCTGCAGGCGGAGGGCGGCTACACGCCAGTCATCGTCAAGTTCAGCGAGCGCGCCGGGACCCCGGCCGCGCAGCGTTGGAGTGAGTTGTTGCGTTGCGAACATCTGGCCGGCGATATCCTGCGTGCGCATGGCATCGCCGCCGCAGAGAGCGAATTGCTCGAAAGCGACGGTCGCGTGTTCCTGCAGTCGACGCGGTTCGACCGCACGCCCGCATTGGGGCGGCATGGCTTCGTGTCCTTGGCACCAGTGGACGCGGCCTACTTCGGCCATGGGCGCATCGACTGGTGGCTGTTCGCGCCGCAACTGCAGCGCGAGGGCTGGCTGAGTCACGCGGATGCGCAGCGCCTGCGCGTGTGCGGTTGGTTCGGTGCATTGATCGGCAATAACGATATGCACCTGGGTAACGCTGGCCTGATCCTGGGCGATACCTTGCCGCTGCCGTTGGCCCCCGTCTACGACATGCTGCCGATGGCGTTCCGGCCCGCGGCCAGCGGCGAGGTAGTGGAGCGCGCCTATGCGCTGCCGTTGCCGACGCCGGATCAGCGCGACGACTGGCGCGCGGCGGCCGGCATGGCGGTGCAGTTCTGGGAGCGCGTCAGCGAGGACGCGCACATGTCCGCGGCATTCCACAGCATCGCGCGGGACGCCCTGGCCCAGTTGACGCGCGCCGTGTCGCGGATCGGTTGA
- a CDS encoding SPFH domain-containing protein: MLAAAVAALLCGCTVVSPDPGQQAVLVDKPLLFGKGGIRLDDVRDPGRTYTWMTTSAVYVDTTPQTVQVAFDDFSSSDNILLDFSTQIQYRITAPARLLSGFGQDWFKNNVASQYAAIVRDQVKRYDMTRMMSDPDTARKIDDSVTENVRALVKEQGLPIQIQNITLGRARPNPDVLQQMNLTAAQQQRVKTLVEATTAERQREQEQVAKADADNAYRNRMGLTPEQYLASQIAEINAEACAKAQACYMVPSGTSVIAK; this comes from the coding sequence CTGCTGGCCGCCGCCGTGGCGGCCTTGCTGTGCGGCTGTACCGTGGTCTCGCCCGATCCAGGGCAGCAGGCGGTGCTGGTGGACAAGCCGCTGCTGTTCGGCAAGGGCGGCATCCGCCTGGACGATGTGCGCGATCCGGGCCGCACCTACACGTGGATGACGACCTCGGCGGTGTACGTGGACACCACGCCGCAGACGGTGCAGGTGGCCTTCGACGACTTCTCGTCCAGCGACAACATCCTGTTGGACTTCTCCACGCAGATCCAATACCGCATCACCGCGCCGGCGCGGCTGCTGTCGGGCTTCGGCCAGGACTGGTTCAAGAACAACGTCGCCAGCCAGTACGCGGCGATTGTGCGCGATCAGGTCAAGCGCTACGACATGACCCGGATGATGAGCGACCCGGATACGGCGCGGAAGATCGACGACTCGGTCACCGAGAACGTGCGTGCCCTGGTCAAGGAGCAGGGCCTGCCGATCCAGATCCAGAACATCACCCTCGGCCGCGCCCGTCCCAATCCCGACGTGCTGCAGCAGATGAACCTGACCGCGGCGCAGCAGCAGCGGGTCAAGACCCTGGTGGAAGCCACCACCGCCGAGCGCCAGCGCGAGCAGGAGCAGGTGGCCAAGGCCGATGCGGACAACGCCTACCGCAACCGCATGGGCCTGACCCCGGAGCAGTACCTGGCCAGCCAGATCGCCGAGATCAACGCCGAGGCCTGTGCCAAGGCGCAGGCGTGCTACATGGTGCCGTCGGGAACGTCAGTGATCGCCAAGTAG